From Fibrobacterota bacterium, one genomic window encodes:
- a CDS encoding Crp/Fnr family transcriptional regulator — translation MTATTVSAPAADRRLAALETVDLFSVLSEEESRRLAAALLERSYPAGSPIVHADDPSGGPFFIVAEGEVAVVLETGEGKESVLATLQPGEFFGEMSLIDESPRAATARAVRPSRLMLLRREDFRRVMADCPRICLALLIEMNRRLRQSNRRVAGLSYRSMRSRVAGALLTLMDEKGLRRMDEGGMRVVIRERPTQKYLAEMAGTTRESVSRTLAAWEREGLLKPKGRDLVILQEEAIRSQLG, via the coding sequence ATGACCGCTACGACAGTTTCTGCCCCCGCCGCCGACCGCCGCCTGGCGGCCCTGGAAACGGTGGACTTGTTCTCCGTGCTTTCCGAGGAGGAATCGCGACGCTTGGCCGCGGCCCTGCTGGAGCGCTCCTACCCGGCCGGCTCCCCCATCGTGCATGCCGACGACCCGTCGGGCGGGCCTTTCTTCATCGTCGCGGAAGGGGAAGTGGCCGTGGTGCTGGAAACCGGCGAAGGCAAGGAGTCGGTGCTCGCGACCTTGCAACCAGGGGAGTTCTTCGGGGAGATGTCCCTGATCGACGAATCGCCGCGCGCGGCCACCGCCCGCGCCGTGCGTCCCTCGCGCTTGATGCTGCTGCGCCGGGAGGACTTCCGACGCGTGATGGCCGATTGCCCGCGCATTTGCCTGGCCCTCCTGATCGAGATGAACCGCCGCCTGCGCCAGAGCAACCGCCGCGTGGCGGGCTTATCCTACCGCTCCATGCGGTCCCGCGTGGCGGGGGCCTTGCTCACCTTGATGGATGAAAAAGGCCTGCGCCGGATGGACGAGGGCGGCATGCGCGTGGTGATCCGGGAAAGGCCCACCCAGAAGTACCTGGCCGAGATGGCGGGGACGACGCGGGAATCGGTCTCGCGCACCTTGGCCGCCTGGGAGCGGGAAGGCTTGCTCAAGCCCAAAGGCCGTGACTTGGTCATCCTCCAGGAGGAGGCCATCCGCTCGCAGCTCGGGTGA
- a CDS encoding amidophosphoribosyltransferase, with translation MGVFGGPEVTRRVVMGLYSLQHRGQESVGVATSNGEKIHALKRMGLVTELNREEKEIQSMTGVASIGHVRYSTTGNSNINNAQPMLVSTKRGPLAVAHNGNIVNAPEIRKRMEEEGSIFQSTSDTEIILHLIARSQKVSLMEAISDTLAQLTGSFCLVFLTKDEIYVARDGFGIRPLCLGRLDKTWVVASETCALDLLGASYVRDIKPGELCRINDNGLESSQFTSKPHKAHCVFEFVYFARPDSRIFEESCDKIRRKIGKALAKEHPVTADVVISVPDSSNTAAIGYAQEASIPFDIGLLRNHYVGRTFIDPSQNVREQKVKLKFNTIAGVLKNKRVVLVDDSIVRGTTLKFLTRMLRDAGAKEVHIRISSPPVVNPCFYGMDFPSKTELIASNLTKEETRKLLGADSLEYLSSKGLLGTAPGGPENYCAACFTGNYPEDIPAGSTKFRCD, from the coding sequence ATGGGCGTTTTCGGCGGGCCGGAAGTGACCCGCCGGGTGGTGATGGGGCTGTATTCGCTCCAGCACCGCGGCCAGGAAAGCGTCGGCGTGGCCACTTCCAACGGCGAAAAGATCCACGCCCTCAAGCGCATGGGGCTCGTCACCGAACTCAACCGCGAGGAAAAGGAAATCCAGTCCATGACGGGGGTCGCCTCCATCGGCCACGTCCGCTATTCCACCACCGGCAATTCCAACATCAACAACGCGCAGCCCATGCTGGTCTCCACCAAGCGCGGCCCGTTGGCGGTGGCGCATAACGGGAACATCGTCAACGCCCCGGAGATCCGCAAGCGGATGGAAGAAGAAGGCAGCATCTTCCAAAGCACTTCGGATACCGAGATCATCCTCCATCTCATCGCGCGCTCGCAGAAGGTAAGCCTCATGGAGGCCATCTCCGACACGCTGGCCCAGCTCACCGGATCGTTCTGCCTGGTGTTCCTCACCAAGGACGAAATCTACGTCGCCCGCGACGGCTTCGGCATCCGGCCCCTGTGCCTGGGCCGCCTGGACAAGACCTGGGTGGTGGCTTCGGAGACTTGCGCGCTCGATTTGCTCGGGGCCAGCTACGTGCGCGACATCAAGCCCGGGGAATTGTGCCGCATCAACGACAACGGGCTGGAATCGTCCCAGTTCACGAGCAAGCCGCACAAGGCCCACTGCGTCTTCGAGTTCGTCTACTTCGCGCGCCCGGATTCCCGCATCTTCGAGGAAAGCTGCGACAAGATCCGCCGCAAGATCGGCAAGGCCCTGGCCAAGGAGCATCCCGTTACCGCCGACGTCGTGATCTCCGTCCCGGATTCGAGCAACACCGCCGCCATCGGTTACGCCCAGGAGGCGAGCATCCCTTTCGACATCGGCCTCTTGCGGAACCACTACGTGGGCCGTACCTTCATCGATCCTTCGCAGAACGTGCGCGAGCAGAAGGTGAAGCTGAAGTTCAACACCATTGCCGGCGTGCTCAAGAACAAACGGGTGGTTCTGGTGGACGATTCCATCGTGCGCGGGACGACCCTCAAGTTCCTGACCCGTATGCTGCGCGACGCCGGAGCCAAGGAAGTGCACATCCGCATCAGCTCGCCGCCGGTGGTGAACCCCTGCTTCTACGGGATGGACTTCCCCTCCAAGACCGAGCTCATCGCCAGCAACCTCACCAAGGAAGAGACCCGCAAGCTGCTGGGCGCCGATAGCCTGGAATACCTGAGCAGCAAGGGCCTCTTGGGCACGGCGCCGGGTGGGCCGGAGAATTATTGCGCCGCCTGCTTCACCGGCAACTACCCGGAAGACATCCCCGCGGGCAGCACCAAGTTCCGTTGCGATTGA
- a CDS encoding metallophosphoesterase, producing MPLTPESQSEYAGPGRILAIGDLHGNHAGLRRILLDTGLIDGKDRWVARDVHLVLMGDVLGRGGEPGKIFELIRRLETEAPALGSRVHLLLGNHEALALLGILRYNTLEEFRDVAAADWETDRPGSESAESGSSAVGEDRSDLDAKFGKRLDMLGAREFQMALSPRGGMGAWLLAHASAVALNGHLFVHGGLNRAHGLLPLPELNALVRAAIAAAAERPDGGAPLRGDGPQWNREYILHPGPEREEELQEVLDYHGCQRMVVGHTPTACIVPKQAGRILPLYHGSMYCIDTGIGRAFGGHLSALSLEDDRRPKALYFA from the coding sequence ATGCCATTAACCCCAGAATCCCAAAGCGAATACGCCGGCCCCGGCCGCATCCTGGCCATTGGCGATTTGCACGGGAACCACGCCGGATTACGGCGTATCCTCCTGGATACCGGTCTTATCGACGGGAAGGACCGTTGGGTGGCGCGGGACGTCCATCTGGTGCTGATGGGGGACGTTCTGGGGCGGGGCGGCGAGCCTGGGAAGATCTTCGAGCTGATACGCCGCCTGGAAACGGAGGCTCCCGCCCTGGGGTCGCGCGTGCATCTGCTGCTGGGAAACCACGAGGCCTTGGCGCTCCTGGGGATCCTGCGTTACAACACCTTGGAAGAATTCCGCGATGTGGCCGCCGCGGATTGGGAAACCGACCGGCCCGGGTCGGAGTCCGCGGAATCCGGATCATCGGCCGTCGGCGAGGATCGAAGCGATCTGGACGCCAAATTCGGAAAGCGGCTCGACATGCTAGGGGCGCGCGAGTTCCAGATGGCGCTATCGCCGCGCGGGGGAATGGGCGCTTGGCTATTGGCGCATGCCAGCGCGGTCGCCCTCAACGGGCACCTATTCGTGCACGGCGGGCTTAACCGCGCCCATGGCCTTTTGCCCTTGCCGGAACTGAACGCCTTGGTTCGCGCCGCCATCGCCGCCGCCGCGGAGCGTCCTGACGGCGGCGCGCCTCTCCGCGGGGACGGCCCGCAATGGAACCGGGAATACATCCTGCATCCCGGCCCGGAGCGCGAGGAGGAATTGCAGGAGGTACTCGATTACCACGGCTGCCAACGCATGGTAGTGGGGCATACGCCCACGGCCTGCATCGTCCCGAAGCAAGCGGGGCGCATCCTGCCTTTGTACCACGGCAGCATGTATTGCATCGACACCGGCATCGGACGGGCCTTCGGCGGGCACTTGAGCGCCTTGAGCCTGGAAGACGATCGGCGGCCGAAAGCCCTTTACTTCGCCTGA
- a CDS encoding DUF3467 domain-containing protein, with amino-acid sequence MVAPNEFDENPPQQQINIELSEAAAEGIYSNLVLVSHSPSEFVIDFARLLPGPPKGKVHSRIIMTPMHAKSLIATLQENLARYERAFGPIMPPAGPGPRPPGEFDL; translated from the coding sequence ATGGTCGCGCCCAACGAATTCGACGAAAATCCTCCCCAACAGCAGATCAACATCGAGCTGTCCGAAGCCGCGGCCGAGGGCATCTATTCCAACCTGGTGCTCGTCTCGCATTCGCCTTCCGAGTTCGTAATCGATTTCGCGCGCCTGTTGCCGGGGCCGCCCAAGGGCAAGGTGCATAGCCGCATCATCATGACGCCCATGCACGCGAAGTCCCTCATCGCTACCCTGCAGGAAAACCTGGCGCGGTACGAGCGCGCCTTCGGGCCCATCATGCCGCCCGCAGGGCCCGGCCCCCGCCCGCCCGGCGAGTTCGATCTATAA
- the thrH gene encoding bifunctional phosphoserine phosphatase/homoserine phosphotransferase ThrH, with the protein MKIVCLDMEGVLTPEIWIHVAKRSGIKELNLTTRDVKDYRELMDRRVEICARHGVTLEMIQGHIAELSLFEGAREFTDWIRERYQLIILSDTFAEFADHFMKLLGRPSLFCHNIDYDDASGKLRYTLRQENAKASAVRAMKGLNFRVLAAGDSYNDIHMLREADTATFFRAPANIKDEFPQYGNLQSYGELKQFIAQNL; encoded by the coding sequence ATGAAAATCGTTTGCCTGGACATGGAAGGGGTTCTCACCCCCGAGATTTGGATCCACGTTGCCAAGCGCAGCGGCATCAAGGAGCTCAACCTCACCACGCGCGACGTGAAGGATTACCGGGAGCTGATGGACAGGCGCGTCGAGATCTGCGCGCGTCACGGTGTGACCTTGGAGATGATCCAGGGCCATATCGCCGAACTATCCCTCTTCGAGGGCGCCCGCGAATTCACGGACTGGATCCGTGAACGCTACCAGCTCATCATCCTGTCCGATACCTTCGCGGAATTCGCCGACCACTTCATGAAGCTGCTGGGCCGGCCCAGCTTGTTCTGCCACAACATCGACTATGACGATGCGAGCGGTAAGCTGCGGTATACCCTCCGGCAGGAGAATGCCAAGGCCTCCGCCGTGCGCGCCATGAAGGGTTTGAATTTCCGGGTGCTGGCGGCGGGCGATTCCTACAACGACATCCACATGCTGCGCGAGGCCGATACCGCGACCTTCTTCCGCGCCCCGGCCAATATCAAGGACGAATTCCCCCAGTACGGAAACTTGCAGAGCTACGGGGAATTGAAACAGTTCATCGCGCAAAACCTGTGA
- the htpX gene encoding protease HtpX gives MMSKRIFLLIATNILVVLTLTVILHFTGLSRYLSGMGGGYDGFFLTCLAWGFGGAFLSLGLSRIMAKFAMGVQVIDPENPGEFSGLVEMVHRLAREAGLPALPEVGVYQSPELNAFATGPTKRRALVAVSTGLLQRMESDEIEGVLGHEITHIANGDMVTMTLLQGVINAFVIFFSRILAATISGRDRDGERSSGGNWMLVMLLQTVLSFLGMFVVAWFSRQREFRADAGGAAVAGRGRMMGALQALQRAYERRVEDPRGAALATLKISGHGGLFALLSTHPPLEERIARLQAAQG, from the coding sequence ATCATGAGCAAGCGCATCTTTTTACTGATCGCCACCAACATCCTGGTGGTCCTGACCCTCACCGTCATCCTGCATTTCACCGGCCTCAGCCGCTACCTCTCGGGCATGGGAGGCGGGTACGACGGCTTCTTTCTCACTTGCCTGGCTTGGGGGTTCGGAGGCGCCTTCCTGTCCTTGGGGCTATCCCGCATCATGGCCAAATTCGCCATGGGCGTGCAGGTGATCGATCCGGAGAACCCCGGGGAATTTTCCGGCCTGGTGGAAATGGTCCATCGCCTGGCGCGCGAAGCGGGCCTGCCCGCCTTGCCCGAGGTGGGAGTTTATCAAAGCCCGGAACTGAACGCCTTCGCCACCGGGCCTACCAAGCGGCGGGCCCTGGTGGCCGTCTCCACTGGGCTTCTGCAACGCATGGAGAGTGACGAGATCGAAGGCGTATTGGGTCATGAGATCACCCATATCGCGAACGGGGATATGGTGACCATGACCTTACTGCAAGGGGTGATCAACGCCTTCGTGATCTTTTTCTCGCGCATCCTCGCCGCCACCATCTCCGGTCGCGATCGCGACGGGGAGCGCTCGAGCGGAGGCAATTGGATGCTGGTGATGCTGCTCCAGACCGTACTCAGCTTCCTGGGCATGTTCGTGGTCGCATGGTTCTCGCGGCAGCGCGAGTTCCGCGCCGATGCCGGCGGAGCCGCCGTGGCGGGCCGCGGCAGGATGATGGGGGCCTTGCAGGCCCTGCAGCGCGCCTACGAGCGCCGGGTCGAGGATCCCCGCGGCGCCGCCCTGGCCACCCTGAAGATCTCCGGGCATGGCGGCCTGTTCGCGTTGCTCTCCACCCATCCTCCGCTCGAGGAACGTATCGCGCGCCTGCAAGCGGCCCAAGGTTAA
- a CDS encoding TerC family protein encodes MHALTNPQTWISLLTLTLLEIVLGIDNIVFIAILAGKLPAAQQPNARRLGLAAALITRLLLLASLAWIVKLTHPLFAIAGREISGRDLVLILGGLFLLYKSTTEIHEKMTHEEDIAGKATKPGPGKGAFAGVIIQIMFLDIIFSLDSVITAVGMVDNLYVMMTAVVLAVILMLLAVNAISRFVTEYPTIKMLALSFLILVGVALIAEGLGVHIPKGYIYFSMFFSMAVESLNIRASKTRKRSH; translated from the coding sequence ATGCACGCTCTCACCAATCCGCAAACCTGGATCAGCCTGTTGACGCTTACCCTTTTGGAGATCGTACTCGGCATCGATAACATCGTGTTCATCGCCATCCTGGCGGGAAAGCTGCCGGCCGCCCAGCAGCCCAATGCGCGCCGTTTGGGCCTGGCCGCCGCCTTGATCACCCGCTTGTTGTTGCTTGCCTCGTTGGCGTGGATCGTCAAGTTGACGCATCCGTTGTTCGCGATCGCGGGAAGGGAAATATCCGGGCGGGATCTGGTGCTCATCCTGGGCGGCCTTTTCCTGCTCTACAAGAGCACGACGGAAATCCATGAGAAGATGACGCACGAGGAGGATATCGCGGGCAAGGCCACGAAGCCGGGGCCCGGGAAAGGGGCCTTCGCGGGCGTCATCATCCAGATCATGTTCCTGGACATCATCTTTTCGCTGGACTCGGTGATCACGGCCGTAGGCATGGTAGACAATTTGTACGTAATGATGACCGCAGTCGTGCTCGCCGTGATCCTGATGCTCTTGGCCGTCAATGCCATTAGCCGCTTCGTGACCGAATACCCGACCATTAAAATGCTGGCTCTATCCTTCCTGATCCTGGTCGGGGTCGCGCTCATCGCCGAAGGCTTGGGAGTGCATATCCCGAAGGGATACATCTACTTCTCCATGTTCTTCTCCATGGCGGTGGAGAGCCTCAACATCCGTGCCTCCAAGACCCGGAAAAGAAGTCACTGA
- a CDS encoding helicase associated domain-containing protein yields the protein MSNKFENGKGASMGGFATRWDEQWVRQYGHLVRYRLKYNDSWPSTLEEFPKGNRLGQWAHRQRDLHGRSKLETNRVKLLNKLDFPWEKPDERESHWTRQFQYLKDYRKAHPGEWPFAREEFPKGNRLGLWVWRQRQNHARKKLGKDRQQILLKMGFPLVLPDSWESHFQTLKEYRAKHPGRWPKAREEFPAGNRLGLWCHLQRCAYKADKLDPDRASKLNRIGFQWSVKNLGWMRYYEMLRDYKKRNPAKWPTLEAAALEDKKLISWCSAQRHKRKLKKLDKEKIDLLNKLGFRW from the coding sequence TTGAGCAACAAGTTCGAGAACGGCAAAGGGGCTTCCATGGGCGGCTTCGCGACCCGTTGGGATGAGCAGTGGGTGCGCCAGTACGGCCACCTGGTGCGATACCGTCTGAAGTACAACGATTCTTGGCCATCAACCCTAGAGGAATTCCCCAAGGGCAATCGGCTGGGGCAATGGGCGCATCGCCAGCGCGATCTGCATGGCCGCAGTAAGCTCGAAACCAACCGGGTGAAGCTGCTGAACAAATTGGATTTCCCTTGGGAAAAGCCGGATGAGCGGGAGTCCCACTGGACGCGCCAATTCCAGTACTTGAAGGATTACCGCAAGGCCCATCCCGGCGAGTGGCCTTTCGCCCGCGAGGAATTCCCCAAAGGCAATCGCCTGGGCCTATGGGTATGGCGGCAGCGCCAGAACCACGCCCGCAAGAAGCTCGGGAAGGATCGCCAGCAAATCCTCCTCAAGATGGGGTTCCCGCTGGTGTTGCCCGACAGTTGGGAAAGCCATTTCCAGACCTTGAAGGAGTATCGCGCCAAGCATCCGGGGCGTTGGCCCAAGGCCCGCGAAGAGTTCCCCGCCGGTAATCGGCTGGGGCTATGGTGCCATCTGCAACGCTGCGCCTACAAGGCCGACAAGCTGGACCCGGATCGCGCGTCCAAGTTGAACCGCATCGGTTTCCAGTGGAGCGTGAAAAACCTCGGTTGGATGCGTTACTACGAGATGCTGAGGGATTACAAGAAGCGGAATCCCGCCAAGTGGCCGACCCTGGAGGCCGCCGCGCTCGAGGACAAGAAGCTCATTTCCTGGTGCAGCGCGCAGCGCCACAAGCGTAAGCTGAAGAAGCTCGATAAGGAAAAAATCGATCTGCTCAACAAGCTCGGCTTCCGCTGGTAG